In Canis lupus dingo isolate Sandy chromosome 25, ASM325472v2, whole genome shotgun sequence, one genomic interval encodes:
- the ATG4B gene encoding cysteine protease ATG4B isoform X2, with protein MDAATLTYDTLRFAEFEDFPETSEPVWILGRKYSIFTEKDEILSDVASRLWFTYRKNFPAIGGTGPTSDTGWGCMLRCGQMIFAQALVCRHLGRDWRWTQRKRQPDSYFNVLNAFIDRKDSYYSIHQIAQMGVGEGKSIGQWYGPNTVAQVLKKLAVFDTWSALAVHIAMDNTVVMEDIRRLCRGSLPCAGAAALPADSSRHCNGFPAGAEVTNRLAPWRPLVLLIPLRLGLTDINEAYVETLKRCFMMPQSLGVIGGKPNSAHYFIGYVGEELIYLDPHTTQPAVEFTDSCFIPDESFHCQHPPSRMSIGELDPSIAVGFFCKTEGDFDDWCQQVRQLSLLGGALPMFELVEQQPSHLACPDVLNLSLDNRDSAGRP; from the exons CTACTCTGACCTACGACACTCTTCGATTTGCTGAATTTGAAGATTTCCCGGAGACCTCAGAGCCTGTGTGGATACTGGGTAGAAAATACAGCATTTTCACAG aaaaggatgagatcttgtcCGACGTGGCGTCCAGGCTTTGGTTTACATACAGGAAAAACTTCCCAGCCATCG GGGGAACCGGCCCCACCTCGGACACGGGCTGGGGCTGCATGCTGCGGTGCGGACAGATGATCTTCGCCCAGGCCCTGGTGTGCCGCCACTTAGGCCGCG ATTGGAGGTGGACACAGCGGAAGAGGCAGCCGGATAGCTACTTCAACGTCCTCAACGCGTTTATCGACAGAAAGGACAGTTACTACTCCATTCACCAGATAG CGCAAATGGGAGTTGGCGAGGGCAAGTCCATCGGCCAGTGGTACGGGCCCAACACCGTCGCCCAGGTGCTCAA GAAACTGGCTGTCTTCGACACCTGGAGCGCCCTGGCGGTCCACATAGCCATGGACAACACGGTGGTGATGGAGGACATTA GAAGGTTGTGCAGGGGCAGCCTTCCGTGTGCGGGGGCCGCCGCGCTTCCTGCGGATTCCAGCCGCCACTGTAACGGGTTCCCTGCTGGGGCCGAGGTCACCAACAGGCTGGCCCCGTGGAGACCCCTGGTGCTGCTCATCCCCCTGCGCCTGGGGCTCACAGACATCAATGAGGCCTACGTGGAGACCCTGAAG CGCTGCTTCATGATGCCCCAGTCCCTGGGAGTGATCGGAGGGAAGCCCAACAGTGCCCACTACTTCATCGGCTACGTTG gtgAAGAGCTCATCTACCTGGATCCCCACACGACGCAGCCGGCGGTGGAGTTTACCGACAGCTGCTTCATCCCCGACGAGAGCTTCCACTGCCAGCACCCGCCCAGCAGGATGAGCATCGGGGAGCTCGACCCGTCCATTGCCGTG GGGTTCTTCTGTAAGACCGAGGGCGACTTCGATGACTGGTGCCAACAAGTCAGGCAG CTGTCGCTCCTCGGAGGCGCCCTGCCCATGTTCGAGCTGGTGGAGCAGCAGCCTTCCCACCTGGCCTGCCCCGACGTCCTGAACCTGTCCCTAG ACAACCGGGACTCGGCAGGAAGGCCGTGA
- the ATG4B gene encoding cysteine protease ATG4B isoform X1: MDAATLTYDTLRFAEFEDFPETSEPVWILGRKYSIFTEKDEILSDVASRLWFTYRKNFPAIGGTGPTSDTGWGCMLRCGQMIFAQALVCRHLGRDWRWTQRKRQPDSYFNVLNAFIDRKDSYYSIHQIAQMGVGEGKSIGQWYGPNTVAQVLKKLAVFDTWSALAVHIAMDNTVVMEDIRRLCRGSLPCAGAAALPADSSRHCNGFPAGAEVTNRLAPWRPLVLLIPLRLGLTDINEAYVETLKRCFMMPQSLGVIGGKPNSAHYFIGYVGEELIYLDPHTTQPAVEFTDSCFIPDESFHCQHPPSRMSIGELDPSIAVGFFCKTEGDFDDWCQQVRQLSLLGGALPMFELVEQQPSHLACPDVLNLSLDSSDVERLERFFDSEDEDFEILSL; this comes from the exons CTACTCTGACCTACGACACTCTTCGATTTGCTGAATTTGAAGATTTCCCGGAGACCTCAGAGCCTGTGTGGATACTGGGTAGAAAATACAGCATTTTCACAG aaaaggatgagatcttgtcCGACGTGGCGTCCAGGCTTTGGTTTACATACAGGAAAAACTTCCCAGCCATCG GGGGAACCGGCCCCACCTCGGACACGGGCTGGGGCTGCATGCTGCGGTGCGGACAGATGATCTTCGCCCAGGCCCTGGTGTGCCGCCACTTAGGCCGCG ATTGGAGGTGGACACAGCGGAAGAGGCAGCCGGATAGCTACTTCAACGTCCTCAACGCGTTTATCGACAGAAAGGACAGTTACTACTCCATTCACCAGATAG CGCAAATGGGAGTTGGCGAGGGCAAGTCCATCGGCCAGTGGTACGGGCCCAACACCGTCGCCCAGGTGCTCAA GAAACTGGCTGTCTTCGACACCTGGAGCGCCCTGGCGGTCCACATAGCCATGGACAACACGGTGGTGATGGAGGACATTA GAAGGTTGTGCAGGGGCAGCCTTCCGTGTGCGGGGGCCGCCGCGCTTCCTGCGGATTCCAGCCGCCACTGTAACGGGTTCCCTGCTGGGGCCGAGGTCACCAACAGGCTGGCCCCGTGGAGACCCCTGGTGCTGCTCATCCCCCTGCGCCTGGGGCTCACAGACATCAATGAGGCCTACGTGGAGACCCTGAAG CGCTGCTTCATGATGCCCCAGTCCCTGGGAGTGATCGGAGGGAAGCCCAACAGTGCCCACTACTTCATCGGCTACGTTG gtgAAGAGCTCATCTACCTGGATCCCCACACGACGCAGCCGGCGGTGGAGTTTACCGACAGCTGCTTCATCCCCGACGAGAGCTTCCACTGCCAGCACCCGCCCAGCAGGATGAGCATCGGGGAGCTCGACCCGTCCATTGCCGTG GGGTTCTTCTGTAAGACCGAGGGCGACTTCGATGACTGGTGCCAACAAGTCAGGCAG CTGTCGCTCCTCGGAGGCGCCCTGCCCATGTTCGAGCTGGTGGAGCAGCAGCCTTCCCACCTGGCCTGCCCCGACGTCCTGAACCTGTCCCTAG ATTCTTCTGACGTAGAGCGACTGGAAAGATTTTTTGATTCAGAAGATGAAGACTTTGAAATCTTGTCTCTTTGA
- the ATG4B gene encoding cysteine protease ATG4B isoform X3, producing the protein MLRCGQMIFAQALVCRHLGRDWRWTQRKRQPDSYFNVLNAFIDRKDSYYSIHQIAQMGVGEGKSIGQWYGPNTVAQVLKKLAVFDTWSALAVHIAMDNTVVMEDIRRLCRGSLPCAGAAALPADSSRHCNGFPAGAEVTNRLAPWRPLVLLIPLRLGLTDINEAYVETLKRCFMMPQSLGVIGGKPNSAHYFIGYVGEELIYLDPHTTQPAVEFTDSCFIPDESFHCQHPPSRMSIGELDPSIAVGFFCKTEGDFDDWCQQVRQLSLLGGALPMFELVEQQPSHLACPDVLNLSLDSSDVERLERFFDSEDEDFEILSL; encoded by the exons ATGCTGCGGTGCGGACAGATGATCTTCGCCCAGGCCCTGGTGTGCCGCCACTTAGGCCGCG ATTGGAGGTGGACACAGCGGAAGAGGCAGCCGGATAGCTACTTCAACGTCCTCAACGCGTTTATCGACAGAAAGGACAGTTACTACTCCATTCACCAGATAG CGCAAATGGGAGTTGGCGAGGGCAAGTCCATCGGCCAGTGGTACGGGCCCAACACCGTCGCCCAGGTGCTCAA GAAACTGGCTGTCTTCGACACCTGGAGCGCCCTGGCGGTCCACATAGCCATGGACAACACGGTGGTGATGGAGGACATTA GAAGGTTGTGCAGGGGCAGCCTTCCGTGTGCGGGGGCCGCCGCGCTTCCTGCGGATTCCAGCCGCCACTGTAACGGGTTCCCTGCTGGGGCCGAGGTCACCAACAGGCTGGCCCCGTGGAGACCCCTGGTGCTGCTCATCCCCCTGCGCCTGGGGCTCACAGACATCAATGAGGCCTACGTGGAGACCCTGAAG CGCTGCTTCATGATGCCCCAGTCCCTGGGAGTGATCGGAGGGAAGCCCAACAGTGCCCACTACTTCATCGGCTACGTTG gtgAAGAGCTCATCTACCTGGATCCCCACACGACGCAGCCGGCGGTGGAGTTTACCGACAGCTGCTTCATCCCCGACGAGAGCTTCCACTGCCAGCACCCGCCCAGCAGGATGAGCATCGGGGAGCTCGACCCGTCCATTGCCGTG GGGTTCTTCTGTAAGACCGAGGGCGACTTCGATGACTGGTGCCAACAAGTCAGGCAG CTGTCGCTCCTCGGAGGCGCCCTGCCCATGTTCGAGCTGGTGGAGCAGCAGCCTTCCCACCTGGCCTGCCCCGACGTCCTGAACCTGTCCCTAG ATTCTTCTGACGTAGAGCGACTGGAAAGATTTTTTGATTCAGAAGATGAAGACTTTGAAATCTTGTCTCTTTGA
- the DTYMK gene encoding thymidylate kinase: MAGGRGALIVLEGVDRAGKSTQSRRLVAALCAAGHRAELLRFPERSTEIGQLLSSYLEKKSDVEDHSVHLLFSANRWEQVPLIKKKLSQGITLIVDRYAFSGVAFTSAKEDFSLDWCKQPDVGLPKPDLVVFLQLRLAEAATRGEFGRERYEDGKFQERALRRFHQLMADQTVNWKMVDASKSIEAVHKEIHALSVDTMQAAAQRPLGELWK; this comes from the exons atggcgggcgggcgcggggccctCATCGTGCTGGAGGGCGTGGACCGCGCGGGGAAGAGCACGCAGAGCCGCCGGCTGGTGGCCGCCCTGTGCGCCGCGGGCCACCGCGCAGAGCTGCTCCGCTTCCCGG AGAGATCAACGGAAATCGGGCAACTCCTGAGCTCCTACTTGGAGAAGAAGAGCGACGTGGAGGACCACTCGGTGCACCTGCTCTTCTCCGCCAACCGCTGGGAGCAAGT GCCGTTAATTAAGAAGAAGTTGAGCCAGGGCATCACCCTCATTGTTGACAGATACGCGTTTTCTGGTGTCGCCTTCACCAGTGCCAAGGAG GACTTTTCCCTGGACTGGTGCAAGCAGCCGGACGTGGGCCTCCCGAAGCCGGACCTGGTGGTGTTCCTGCAGCTGCGCCTGGCGGAGGCGGCCACCCGGGGAGAGTTTGGCCGCGAGCGCTACGAGGACGGGAAGTTCCAGGAGCGGGCCCTGCGTCGCTTCCACCAGCTGATGGCAGATCAGACCGTGAACTGGAAG ATGGTCGACGCTTCCAAAAGCATCGAAGCCGTCCACAAGGAAATCCACGCCCTCTCTGTGGACACCATGCAGGCCGCTGCGCAGAGGCCACTGGGGGAGCTGTGGAAGTAG